From a region of the Oncorhynchus mykiss isolate Arlee chromosome 32, USDA_OmykA_1.1, whole genome shotgun sequence genome:
- the LOC110489298 gene encoding fMet-Leu-Phe receptor — protein MTSNATLPFVLLASAGRDDKATVVDLDAIMDNFIIVLYTLTIVLGTTGNSVVIWVAGFKLKPTVTNVWLVNLAVADLIFCLSRVLSLTKKLFFDYWPFGIFLCKFNGFFKYTNMFCSVFLLAIISMDRALCVWHPVFTKRRRTLCAARLMSTGVWAVAAILSAPYFAYRQVYLGKNNLSKCSLEVKEPMEGDNSAKLALYSIRFLCGFLLPFLIILCCYVLAGLGIRRTRLLGKSRPLRILASLVCAFFLCWAPYHCLLLAKMMYSKNTMVKVGLTVAKGFAYFNSCVNPLLYFCMGLDMRGSRFRQSLAGVYQRALADDRDGRSTQSNERTVDDSSGPASRPVMVTGQSRVNVANF, from the coding sequence ATGACATCCAACGCCACGCTTCCATTCGTCCTCCTTGCCTCAGCCGGCCGAGATGACAAAGCCACTGTGGTGGACCTTGACGCCATCATGGACAACTTCATCATTGTCCTCTACACGCTGACCATTGTCCTGGGCACCACGGGCAACTCTGTGGTCATCTGGGTGGCGGGCTTCAAGCTCAAGCCCACCGTCACCAACGTGTGGCTGGTCAACCTGGCCGTGGCCGACCTCATCTTCTGCCTGAGCCGTGTGCTCTCGCTGACCAAGAAGCTCTTCTTTGACTACTGGCCGTTCGGCATCTTCCTGTGTAAGTTCAATGGCTTCTTCAAGTACACCAACATGTTCTGCAGCGTGTTCCTGCTCGCCATCATCAGCATGGACCGGGCACTGTGCGTCTGGCACCCCGTCTTCACCAAACGCCGCCGGACACTCTGCGCCGCCCGCCTGATGAGCACCGGCGTGTGGGCGGTGGCGGCCATTTTGAGCGCCCCCTACTTTGCCTACCGCCAGGTCTACCTGGGCAAGAACAACCTGAGCAAGTGCTCACTGGAGGTCAAGGAGCCAATGGAAGGCGACAACAGCGCTAAGCTAGCGCTCTACTCCATCCGCTTCCTATGTGGTTTCCTGCTTCCTTTTCTCATCATCCTCTGCTGCTACGTCCTGGCAGGGCTGGGCATCCGACGCACCCGCCTGTTGGGCAAGTCGCGTCCCCTTCGTATCCTGGCATCGCTGGTCTGTGCCTTCTTCCTTTGCTGGGCACCCTACCACTGCCTTCTACTGGCCAAAATGATGTACAGCAAGAATACCATGGTGAAGGTGGGGCTGACAGTGGCCAAAGGCTTTGCTTACTTCAACAGTTGTGTGAACCCGCTGCTGTACTTCTGTATGGGGTTGGACATGAGGGGTTCAAGGTTCAGGCAGAGCTTAGCGGGGGTGTACCAGAGAGCACTAGCCGATGACAGGGATGGTCGGTCCACGCAGTCCAACGAGCGCACAGTGGATGATAGTTCTGGCCCTGCGTCACGACCTGTAATGGTGACCGGTCAGTCTCGAGTGAATGTGGCCAACTTCTGA